The Magnolia sinica isolate HGM2019 chromosome 3, MsV1, whole genome shotgun sequence genome includes the window CTGTCCACTTGCCAAGGCTATGGTTCTTCCCAGCTGATCACGGCCGTTGCTTGCCGCAGCATTTCCTTCTGTCTTTTCCTTTGGCTTAACAAAGAGAGTCTCcatttcttctagggttttgccCCGAGTCTCAGGTAGGAAAGTATAGAAGAAGAACAACGACAATGTCGCGATTCCGGCGAACAGATAGAAGGTCCCACCAATGGTAATGGCATTGGACAGAGAGAGGTATGTCATCCCGATCACACCACTGGTTACACGGTTTGTGGCCACCGCCAAGCTCATGCCCTGGGCACGAAGCCTTAGAGGGATGATCTCCGGGCTGTAGACCCATGTAATGGGCCCCAGCCCAATCGAGAAGGACCCCACAAATGTTAGGACTGTCGTGATGCAGAGAACAATCGCCCAGACAAGTTTCTTATGAGGATTATGGTCAATCACTGTCAATCCAGATCCTAGGGCTAACAGAGACACGACCATGCAAAACGAGCTACTCAGTAGGAGCGGTCGCCTTCCGACCTTGTCCAAGAAAAACGTCGCCAGTAAAATGCAAACAGTTTTCGTGAATCCAACTGCCACTGTTGCACCTAGAAGACCATTCTTCGACTTGATACCCGCCTTCTCAAAGATACGTGGGCTGTAGAGGACTGCAACATCGATTCCCGAAGCCTGTTGAAAGAAATGAATTCCGATTGCTGCTACAAGGATCCGACGCACGGATGGGGACGGCCTTATTAATAAATCCTTCCACACACCCTCTCCTCGGCTGCGTTTTGGAACGGGGACGACGTCATCGTTGCAATCCTCAGGAATACCTGCCGCCTCCTTGATCTCAGCTAGCCGGATCTCAGCCTCTTCCTTGCTATCAGAAGTCTTGCCGAGCACACGTTTGGCTTC containing:
- the LOC131239980 gene encoding putative polyol transporter 1; its protein translation is MGDQMTEKIATASVGPPLAVSKPRRNKYALACTMLASMASILLGYDVGVLSGAMLFIKEDLKLNDTKVEVLMGILNLYSLIGSTAAGRTSDWIGRRYTIVCAAVIFFFGALMMGLAPNYAFLMAGRFVAGIGVGYALMIAPVYTAEVAPASCRGFLTSFPEVFINFGILLGYISNYAFAGLPNHINWRLMLGVGAIPSVFLGFAILVMPESPRWLIMQGQLGEAKRVLGKTSDSKEEAEIRLAEIKEAAGIPEDCNDDVVPVPKRSRGEGVWKDLLIRPSPSVRRILVAAIGIHFFQQASGIDVAVLYSPRIFEKAGIKSKNGLLGATVAVGFTKTVCILLATFFLDKVGRRPLLLSSSFCMVVSLLALGSGLTVIDHNPHKKLVWAIVLCITTVLTFVGSFSIGLGPITWVYSPEIIPLRLRAQGMSLAVATNRVTSGVIGMTYLSLSNAITIGGTFYLFAGIATLSLFFFYTFLPETRGKTLEEMETLFVKPKEKTEGNAAASNGRDQLGRTIALASGQGTTSGHDSKTDQQATICSASNRQLQ